One part of the Sulfolobus tengchongensis genome encodes these proteins:
- a CDS encoding mRNA surveillance protein pelota, with protein MRILEFDEKRQAMRLHIESEDDLWLLHLILEKGDSVVAKTTRDVGLGKESRRVPMTIVLKVDYTEFQEFTNRLRIHGIIEDAPEKFGIKGAHHTINLDIGDEIIIIKQQWNKYVVDRLKKQASKRSKVLIALVDFDEYLIAIPYDQGIKILSEKSLKSLSEEEGVIEENANEITKELEIYISQYNPDAILIAGPGFFKEEVAKKLGNIIKNKKIYVDSVSSASRAGLHEILRREIIDKIMTDYEIAIGVKQMEKAMELLVKQPELVTYGIQQVKEASQLGAVQTVLVIEDFLSADEQQRLEIEKLLEEIESKKGEIILVPKESPIYYQLRNLTGILAILRFRIN; from the coding sequence GTGAGGATATTAGAATTTGATGAAAAACGTCAAGCAATGAGACTACACATAGAGTCAGAAGACGACTTATGGCTATTACACCTAATTTTAGAAAAAGGTGATAGTGTAGTAGCGAAAACAACTAGAGATGTAGGATTGGGAAAAGAAAGTCGAAGAGTGCCAATGACTATCGTACTCAAAGTCGACTATACCGAATTTCAAGAATTCACAAATAGATTGCGAATACATGGAATAATAGAAGACGCTCCAGAAAAATTTGGCATTAAGGGGGCACATCATACAATAAACTTGGATATAGGTGATGAAATAATAATTATAAAACAGCAATGGAATAAATATGTAGTAGACAGACTTAAAAAACAAGCTAGTAAAAGAAGTAAAGTTTTAATTGCATTGGTAGATTTCGACGAATATTTAATTGCTATTCCATATGATCAAGGAATAAAAATACTTTCAGAAAAATCATTAAAATCACTAAGCGAAGAAGAAGGGGTTATTGAGGAAAATGCTAATGAAATAACTAAGGAACTTGAAATTTACATAAGTCAATACAATCCGGACGCAATACTTATAGCAGGCCCGGGATTTTTTAAGGAAGAAGTTGCAAAAAAATTAGGCAATATAATTAAAAATAAAAAAATATACGTTGATAGTGTTTCATCTGCTTCTAGGGCTGGGCTTCATGAAATACTGAGGCGCGAAATCATAGATAAGATAATGACAGATTATGAAATTGCAATTGGGGTAAAACAGATGGAGAAGGCCATGGAACTTTTAGTCAAACAACCAGAGTTAGTAACTTACGGCATACAACAAGTAAAAGAAGCGTCACAGTTGGGTGCTGTACAAACTGTTCTAGTCATAGAGGACTTTTTATCCGCAGACGAGCAACAAAGGCTGGAAATTGAAAAATTATTGGAGGAAATAGAAAGTAAGAAAGGCGAAATAATACTAGTACCTAAAGAATCACCTATATATTACCAGTTAAGAAATCTGACCGGTATACTAGCTATCTTGAGATTTAGAATAAATTAA
- the lysS gene encoding lysine--tRNA ligase produces the protein MHWDERRLKIVEELRKNGIEPYPHKYEITHTIKEIRQIALSQTNKSHEPFMYNVSTAGRIANIRRHGKASFVDIFDEGEKLQLYLRVDELKNKYEEFFKYIGRGDIIGVKGDLFYTMKGELSLLVKDYVMLSKSLLEPPDWTKLSPEFRYAHRYVDFLYNDNARKSMEVRYSIIREIREFLYSKGFMEVETPIVQPVYGGALAKPFKTHVNYLNEDWYLRIALELYLKRYIIGGFNKVFEIGKVFRNEDIDVTHNPEFTLLELYWAYADYNDIMKLTEELIKHVVKKVTSNTKIVYGKYEIDFESPFKRISMSEALSEALGKNVETMSDDELKDLMKKYNLIPRGNQYVRGLMIEKLFDKLVTPNIVNPTFITDYPIETTPLCKPHRSKPGLVERFEMFVAGMELANAYTELNDPILQDKLFKEEQEMFRRGDEEAHPYDRDFVRALSYGMPPTGGLGIGIDRLVMLLTNNYSIKEVIPFPMISSKVILEDD, from the coding sequence ATGCACTGGGACGAAAGGAGATTAAAAATCGTTGAAGAATTAAGGAAGAATGGCATCGAGCCCTATCCTCACAAATATGAGATTACACATACAATTAAAGAAATTAGACAAATAGCGTTGTCTCAAACTAATAAGTCTCATGAACCGTTTATGTATAATGTCTCCACTGCAGGACGTATAGCTAATATAAGAAGACACGGTAAAGCATCCTTTGTCGATATATTTGATGAGGGCGAGAAGTTACAATTATACTTAAGAGTTGATGAATTGAAAAATAAATATGAGGAATTTTTCAAATATATTGGTAGGGGAGATATTATAGGTGTAAAAGGAGATTTGTTCTATACGATGAAAGGTGAATTGAGCTTATTAGTAAAGGATTACGTTATGCTTTCAAAGTCACTTCTAGAACCACCAGATTGGACTAAACTTTCACCAGAATTTAGATATGCACATAGATATGTGGATTTCCTTTATAATGATAATGCAAGGAAATCAATGGAAGTACGATATAGTATAATAAGGGAAATAAGGGAGTTCCTTTATTCTAAAGGTTTTATGGAAGTTGAGACACCAATAGTTCAGCCAGTATATGGTGGAGCTTTAGCAAAACCGTTCAAAACCCATGTCAATTATTTAAATGAAGATTGGTATTTGAGGATTGCACTAGAATTATATCTTAAGAGGTACATTATAGGTGGATTTAACAAGGTATTCGAAATAGGCAAGGTTTTCAGAAATGAGGATATCGATGTTACTCATAATCCAGAATTTACGCTTTTAGAGCTCTATTGGGCCTATGCTGATTATAATGATATCATGAAGTTGACTGAGGAGTTAATTAAACATGTTGTTAAAAAAGTAACTAGTAACACTAAGATAGTTTATGGAAAGTACGAAATAGATTTTGAGTCTCCCTTCAAGAGAATTAGTATGAGTGAAGCCTTATCTGAAGCTTTAGGTAAAAACGTTGAAACCATGAGCGACGATGAGCTCAAAGACTTAATGAAGAAGTACAATCTTATACCGAGAGGAAATCAATATGTCAGAGGTCTTATGATAGAGAAACTATTCGATAAGTTGGTTACACCTAACATTGTAAATCCAACATTTATAACAGATTATCCCATAGAAACTACACCTCTTTGTAAACCTCATAGAAGCAAGCCAGGTTTAGTAGAAAGATTTGAGATGTTTGTAGCAGGCATGGAATTAGCTAATGCTTATACGGAGTTAAATGATCCAATACTGCAAGATAAGTTGTTTAAAGAGGAACAAGAGATGTTTAGAAGGGGAGATGAGGAGGCCCATCCATATGATAGGGATTTTGTAAGAGCTTTAAGTTATGGTATGCCACCAACTGGTGGATTAGGTATTGGTATAGATAGGCTAGTTATGCTCCTAACCAATAACTACAGTATTAAGGAAGTTATACCTTTCCCCATGATAAGCAGCAAGGTTATCCTAGAGGACGATTAG
- a CDS encoding DNA-directed DNA polymerase: MIKNFFILDFSYEIKDDKPIVYIWGIDEEGNRCVVLEKNFRPYFYVTYEGNENEIIENIRKIGLISINKVQKRYLNNVVNALMLQTLIPSQIRGYRKIIAQINGVKGIFDADIRFTMRYSIDMNLRHFTWFTAEVSEVKSGDMRTPKVYELNKIISRYEGKIPELKILAIDIQIYNKYGSPNPRKDPIILISLWGRDGSTQLSVDDAKDDLKLLRNFVSKVIEYDPDLIVGYNTNFFHWSYVLDRAKTLGIKLDIGRKIGTEVSQGTYGHYSIVGRLNVDLADLIADILGTENKDLIDVADYLNIIPKSKRTILNWYEISKYWDDIKNRELVKQYSLDNAKSIYLLSNSLLPLYEELVKIIGLPLDQLSSASWGSRIESLVIREAIQLGELVPTKVENVNVSKDSLKKSDLLIEPKIGIHKEHVYVLDVTSVYPSVIRKFNIGPDALIKDLCENCYLSPDSSYKFRKEPPSFYKLILDKLDNVMRITEEKLKKGDIGESLGELENKLRAIKMILNNFNDYINFVNSRWYSKEISEAVEEWGKHTIRTLINLIGNSGFEIIYADNRSIFVKGSNDKLVELVNRLNSLYGLEIEVQKIYKTLLIIDKFGRFVGLTDKNKIDIVGLQRNNKNLCELTKDLQRKIVETILIDGDVTKAIKLVRATMIRLRRGEYSIEELVTWRYIDTDLATSKTTAPHIVAAKKAISANYPVSVGSKIGFVIVKGAGRVADRAEPYFLIKEKNRIDIEYYINQILSESSRLLRSLGVDEEKLKKTSITDILDFFGSSKKK, translated from the coding sequence ATGATAAAGAATTTCTTTATATTAGACTTCTCCTATGAGATAAAAGATGATAAACCAATAGTTTACATTTGGGGCATTGATGAGGAAGGAAATCGATGTGTCGTATTAGAGAAGAATTTTAGACCATATTTCTATGTGACTTATGAGGGTAATGAGAATGAAATCATTGAAAATATAAGAAAAATCGGCTTAATTTCAATAAATAAGGTTCAAAAAAGATACCTTAATAATGTAGTAAATGCTTTAATGCTACAAACATTAATACCGTCGCAAATTAGGGGATATAGAAAAATAATCGCGCAAATAAATGGTGTAAAAGGAATCTTTGATGCAGATATTCGTTTTACTATGAGATATTCAATTGATATGAATCTTAGACATTTCACTTGGTTTACTGCTGAGGTAAGTGAAGTTAAATCAGGAGATATGCGTACACCTAAGGTATATGAATTAAATAAGATTATTTCTAGATATGAGGGTAAGATACCAGAACTGAAAATACTTGCAATTGACATACAAATCTATAATAAGTACGGCTCTCCAAATCCTAGAAAAGATCCAATAATACTAATAAGTTTGTGGGGAAGAGATGGAAGTACGCAGTTAAGCGTGGATGACGCTAAAGACGATTTAAAGCTTTTAAGGAATTTCGTTAGTAAGGTAATAGAATATGACCCTGATCTAATTGTTGGATATAATACAAATTTTTTCCATTGGAGCTACGTTTTAGATAGAGCGAAAACATTAGGAATAAAACTTGATATAGGAAGAAAGATAGGTACTGAAGTAAGTCAAGGTACATATGGTCATTACTCGATAGTAGGAAGACTTAACGTAGATCTTGCAGATTTGATTGCAGACATATTAGGAACCGAAAATAAAGATTTGATCGACGTCGCAGATTACTTAAATATAATTCCTAAATCTAAAAGAACTATATTAAATTGGTACGAGATATCTAAATATTGGGACGATATTAAAAATAGGGAATTAGTAAAACAATATAGCTTAGATAACGCTAAATCTATTTACCTATTAAGCAATTCTTTGCTTCCCTTGTATGAGGAATTAGTCAAAATAATTGGTCTGCCTTTAGATCAGTTATCATCAGCTAGTTGGGGAAGTAGGATTGAATCGCTAGTGATAAGAGAGGCAATTCAACTCGGAGAATTAGTTCCAACTAAGGTGGAAAACGTAAATGTCAGTAAGGATTCTTTGAAAAAGAGTGATTTGCTTATAGAACCTAAAATTGGAATTCATAAGGAACACGTTTATGTGTTAGACGTGACATCAGTCTATCCTTCAGTAATCAGAAAGTTTAATATTGGTCCAGACGCTTTAATCAAAGATTTATGTGAGAATTGTTATTTATCGCCAGATTCAAGTTATAAATTTAGAAAAGAACCTCCGAGTTTTTATAAATTAATTCTAGATAAATTGGATAATGTAATGCGAATTACTGAAGAAAAACTGAAAAAAGGCGATATTGGTGAAAGTTTAGGTGAGCTAGAGAACAAATTGAGAGCAATTAAGATGATTCTAAATAATTTCAATGATTATATTAATTTTGTAAACTCACGATGGTACTCAAAGGAGATATCCGAAGCAGTAGAAGAATGGGGCAAACATACTATTAGGACACTGATAAATTTGATCGGCAATTCTGGATTTGAAATAATATATGCTGATAATAGATCGATATTCGTAAAAGGATCTAACGATAAATTAGTTGAATTAGTAAACAGGTTAAATTCCCTATATGGCTTAGAGATAGAGGTACAGAAAATCTATAAAACTTTACTAATAATAGATAAATTTGGAAGATTTGTGGGATTAACAGATAAGAATAAAATAGATATTGTAGGATTACAAAGGAATAATAAGAATCTCTGTGAATTAACTAAAGACTTACAAAGAAAAATAGTAGAGACAATATTAATTGATGGAGATGTTACAAAAGCTATAAAGTTAGTAAGAGCCACTATGATAAGATTAAGGAGAGGAGAATATAGCATTGAAGAATTGGTAACCTGGAGATACATAGATACTGACCTGGCTACGAGTAAAACCACCGCTCCTCACATTGTTGCAGCAAAAAAGGCAATTAGTGCTAATTACCCTGTTAGTGTAGGTTCAAAGATAGGCTTTGTAATAGTTAAGGGCGCTGGGAGAGTTGCAGATAGGGCAGAGCCGTATTTTTTAATTAAGGAGAAAAACAGGATAGATATAGAATACTATATTAACCAAATTTTATCTGAATCTTCAAGACTACTTAGATCTCTTGGAGTTGATGAAGAAAAGCTTAAAAAAACTAGTATAACGGATATCTTAGATTTCTTCGGATCATCTAAGAAGAAATGA
- a CDS encoding site-2 protease family protein — translation MPLAVIRFVDSLYLFLILFVIFWIIVYAFKKRLEKYNLLVYPFFILWRKKSREYWFPKFSRSKIYKVYEKLAIPLGFLLMIGGIATILYVVIEMLTIKPNQTPTIALRPIIPGVTIGFSQLPYILLAIGVSVAIHEIFHALSATSNNVKVKNGGVLLLGIFPGAFVEPDDNDFNKTTTTARLKIIAAGIVINLILALISLPLSFELPYLPSALSKGIEIVGVVPNSPAYNASISSGDIIYYVNGFRVTTLNQLHLILEKYSNVIITLRLSNGTFHNVSVNIPNHLLGIYVTYYIPDYLLSILTFFTWLFIVNFSLALFNAAPLVITDGGKLLTEALKKIFGENGEKISFYVQSVVLLIFIFAIFLSNRPLG, via the coding sequence ATTCCACTAGCTGTTATTAGATTTGTGGATAGTCTTTACTTATTTCTGATATTATTTGTTATCTTCTGGATTATAGTCTATGCCTTTAAAAAAAGATTGGAAAAATATAATTTGCTAGTTTATCCATTTTTTATCTTGTGGAGGAAGAAATCTAGAGAGTATTGGTTCCCTAAGTTTTCTAGATCAAAAATATATAAAGTTTATGAAAAATTAGCAATACCTCTAGGATTCTTACTCATGATAGGAGGAATAGCTACAATCTTATATGTTGTAATAGAAATGCTAACTATTAAACCAAATCAAACGCCAACTATCGCTCTAAGACCAATAATTCCCGGAGTCACTATAGGATTTTCACAACTGCCTTACATACTATTAGCAATAGGAGTCTCAGTAGCTATTCATGAAATCTTCCATGCGTTATCTGCAACATCTAATAACGTCAAGGTAAAAAATGGGGGAGTTCTACTACTTGGAATATTTCCCGGGGCATTTGTGGAACCAGATGATAATGATTTCAATAAAACTACGACTACTGCTAGACTTAAGATAATCGCAGCTGGAATAGTAATCAACTTAATCCTTGCCTTAATATCTCTTCCATTATCTTTTGAACTTCCATATTTACCATCAGCCCTTTCTAAGGGAATAGAAATCGTCGGAGTCGTTCCAAATTCTCCTGCGTATAATGCTTCAATAAGTTCTGGAGATATAATATATTACGTTAATGGATTTCGTGTAACTACTTTAAATCAACTTCATCTGATTTTAGAAAAATATAGTAATGTAATAATAACCCTTAGACTTTCTAATGGGACTTTTCATAACGTATCAGTAAATATTCCTAACCATCTTTTAGGAATTTATGTAACATATTATATTCCAGATTATTTATTATCCATTCTGACATTCTTTACGTGGCTATTCATAGTTAACTTTAGTCTTGCACTATTTAACGCAGCACCTCTAGTGATAACTGATGGTGGAAAGTTACTTACTGAAGCTTTAAAGAAAATATTTGGAGAAAATGGAGAGAAAATTTCGTTCTACGTCCAGTCAGTGGTGTTGCTGATTTTCATATTCGCAATATTTTTGTCTAATCGTCCTCTAGGATAA
- the rimI gene encoding ribosomal protein S18-alanine N-acetyltransferase, which produces MVIIADATEADLNQIYEIESKSFDNPYPYSLLRAYLFLASKLYLVAKNGDKVVGYVIGIIQYGYRGHIVSIAVKPEYRNQGIGSELLNEIEQRFKQNGARYSYLEVSISNLSAISFYYTNGYIISYLRKNYYGRGKHAFVMIKNLYYKFLD; this is translated from the coding sequence ATGGTAATTATAGCTGATGCGACAGAAGCTGATTTGAATCAAATATACGAAATAGAATCAAAAAGCTTTGATAATCCTTATCCATATTCATTATTGCGGGCATATCTATTTTTGGCTAGCAAGCTTTATTTGGTAGCTAAAAATGGAGATAAGGTAGTAGGGTACGTTATAGGTATAATTCAATATGGGTATAGAGGTCACATTGTCTCGATAGCTGTAAAGCCGGAATATAGGAACCAAGGTATCGGTAGTGAATTATTAAATGAAATTGAACAAAGATTTAAACAAAATGGGGCAAGATATTCCTATCTTGAAGTTAGTATAAGTAACTTGTCAGCTATTTCTTTCTATTACACTAATGGGTATATAATATCTTATTTACGTAAAAATTATTACGGAAGAGGCAAACATGCCTTTGTTATGATAAAGAATTTATATTATAAATTTCTAGACTGA
- a CDS encoding nucleotidyltransferase domain-containing protein yields MQIEYTKEHWQILSQKRTTAIEVLNLLKRYGMEGFVYGSVARGDVNEKSDIDVIVFNPNYIILDTLKVHHKYIIQATPNSVPKAYLSFDEEEKIVVSFPLGKLRRTEIEFYAFGGMIELKGLLENKRVAGVNKKLMLIIPTREGHMEIQLDGNEDYASKLLKISLDTIMERKNLLLKRSERGHSGIFLRYDLDGNESIYDAFNKIYKTNKFFKRMVNA; encoded by the coding sequence GTGCAAATAGAGTATACTAAGGAACATTGGCAAATTTTAAGCCAAAAAAGGACCACAGCTATAGAAGTCTTAAACTTATTGAAACGCTATGGAATGGAAGGTTTCGTTTACGGTTCTGTAGCTAGAGGTGACGTTAATGAAAAAAGTGACATAGACGTCATTGTATTTAATCCAAATTATATCATATTGGATACATTAAAAGTGCACCATAAATATATTATTCAAGCGACCCCTAATTCTGTGCCTAAGGCGTACCTTTCATTTGATGAAGAGGAAAAAATTGTTGTATCATTTCCTTTAGGAAAACTAAGACGAACAGAAATTGAATTTTATGCATTCGGCGGTATGATAGAACTTAAGGGTCTCTTGGAAAATAAGAGAGTAGCAGGTGTTAATAAAAAACTGATGTTAATTATTCCAACTAGAGAAGGACATATGGAAATTCAGCTGGATGGAAATGAGGATTATGCCTCAAAATTGCTTAAAATTTCCCTAGATACCATAATGGAAAGAAAGAATTTGCTGCTAAAAAGATCAGAAAGAGGACATAGCGGTATATTCTTAAGATATGACCTAGATGGAAATGAAAGTATATATGACGCATTTAACAAAATATACAAAACTAATAAGTTTTTTAAGAGGATGGTAAATGCTTGA
- the rpl7ae gene encoding 50S ribosomal protein L7Ae, which yields MSKASYVKFEVPQDLADKVLEAVRKAKETGKIKKGTNETTKAVERGQAKLVVIAEDVQPEEIVAHLPLLCDEKKIPYVYVSSKKALGEACGLQVAAASAAILEPGEAKDLIDEIIKRVNEIKGKTSS from the coding sequence ATGTCAAAAGCTAGTTACGTTAAATTCGAAGTACCTCAAGATCTTGCAGACAAGGTATTAGAGGCAGTAAGAAAGGCTAAAGAAACTGGTAAAATTAAGAAGGGAACAAACGAAACCACAAAAGCTGTTGAAAGAGGACAAGCAAAGTTGGTTGTTATTGCAGAAGATGTGCAGCCAGAGGAAATAGTTGCTCATTTACCGCTCTTATGTGATGAGAAAAAAATACCATATGTATATGTCTCTTCTAAAAAGGCTTTAGGCGAAGCATGCGGCCTACAAGTCGCTGCTGCTTCAGCAGCTATCCTAGAACCTGGTGAGGCCAAGGATCTAATTGATGAAATAATTAAGAGGGTAAATGAAATTAAAGGTAAAACTTCAAGTTAA
- a CDS encoding radical SAM protein has product MSITGNPEIGLYTGKLPKGCELCRLGAKLVLFITGECDDNCYYCPVSEDRFGKDKIYANESEVVDVMDVIYEAYRMKALGAGITGGDPILKIDRLVELIRTLKDEFGSDFHIHLYTTGRYVNDDVMRELVRAGLDEIRFHPIKEQYLNAIRVALKYNIDVGLELPAIPNDNDRIIKLIKWAIENNVKFVNLNELELNSRNYLHLNGKGFHAKHGITGVKGSFETALDVLKRFEEERRITVHYCSSIYKDLVETRSRFFRIIKYNSKPYEEYTNEATIVRAIVRVRMPVPDLEDLGSPISKNEYVTSPSLINHIIAEYKELIDEIYVVEEHPDSRRLRVSEKLIYSKSQDS; this is encoded by the coding sequence TTGAGTATTACAGGAAATCCGGAGATAGGCCTTTATACTGGCAAATTACCTAAAGGATGCGAGTTATGTCGATTAGGAGCAAAGTTAGTTCTATTTATAACAGGGGAATGTGATGATAACTGCTATTATTGCCCTGTAAGTGAAGATAGATTTGGAAAAGACAAAATATATGCAAATGAAAGCGAAGTAGTTGATGTCATGGACGTAATATATGAAGCGTATAGAATGAAGGCTTTAGGTGCAGGAATAACTGGTGGAGATCCTATTCTTAAAATAGACAGATTAGTTGAATTAATTAGAACATTAAAGGACGAATTTGGTTCTGACTTTCATATTCACCTATACACCACAGGACGATACGTTAATGATGATGTAATGAGGGAGTTAGTTAGGGCAGGGTTAGACGAAATACGTTTTCACCCTATTAAAGAACAATATCTAAATGCAATAAGGGTTGCTTTAAAATATAATATTGATGTTGGCTTAGAATTACCTGCTATTCCTAATGACAATGATAGGATAATCAAGCTTATAAAGTGGGCTATTGAAAATAATGTAAAATTTGTTAACTTAAACGAATTGGAGTTAAATTCCAGAAATTATTTACATTTAAATGGTAAAGGATTTCATGCCAAACATGGTATAACTGGTGTAAAAGGTAGTTTTGAGACCGCTTTAGACGTTTTAAAGAGATTTGAAGAAGAAAGAAGAATAACTGTTCATTATTGTAGTTCTATATATAAGGATCTCGTTGAGACAAGAAGTAGATTCTTTAGAATAATTAAATACAACTCTAAACCTTATGAAGAATACACTAATGAGGCAACAATAGTAAGAGCAATAGTTAGAGTGAGAATGCCGGTACCAGATCTAGAGGACTTAGGATCACCTATCAGTAAAAATGAATATGTAACATCTCCATCTCTTATTAATCATATAATAGCAGAATACAAGGAATTAATAGACGAAATTTATGTAGTCGAAGAGCATCCAGATTCTAGGAGATTAAGAGTATCGGAAAAGTTAATTTATTCTAAATCTCAAGATAGCTAG
- a CDS encoding DUF1122 family protein yields MLELNGKRVNENHKLEIKNVRNTHIKELIYFDLFLDDGRLIGKCNYFKGRDYYTPWLEIDYYPYLRNEKAEANLFKVIYNFLPPGGKLFVTYIRDEETRNMLYVGNHPVETPLGFSLLSAGFTWFKDWYFPEGGNEGFQKLQSNKPLNRNEAIRQLEEIKKEVKNQNIIRKVEEIIEYYRKSGDRPLYWQIT; encoded by the coding sequence ATGCTTGAGCTAAATGGTAAACGTGTTAATGAGAATCATAAATTAGAAATAAAAAATGTACGAAACACCCATATAAAGGAACTTATATACTTTGACCTATTTTTAGATGATGGAAGACTGATAGGTAAGTGTAATTATTTTAAAGGCAGAGATTATTATACACCATGGCTAGAAATAGACTATTATCCTTATTTAAGAAATGAAAAAGCGGAAGCGAATTTATTTAAAGTTATATACAATTTCCTACCTCCGGGAGGAAAATTATTTGTAACTTATATTAGAGATGAAGAAACGCGCAATATGTTATATGTTGGTAACCACCCCGTTGAAACTCCATTAGGTTTTTCGTTATTATCAGCTGGATTTACTTGGTTTAAGGATTGGTACTTTCCAGAGGGCGGAAATGAGGGCTTTCAAAAACTTCAGTCAAATAAGCCCCTAAACAGAAATGAGGCAATAAGACAGTTGGAAGAGATAAAGAAAGAAGTTAAAAATCAAAATATCATAAGGAAAGTGGAGGAAATAATTGAGTATTACAGGAAATCCGGAGATAGGCCTTTATACTGGCAAATTACCTAA